In Actinomycetota bacterium, the sequence CGGTGGACAACCCATGCGCCACCATGTACACAACGGAGCCGCTGATGCCGATCGTGGTGAAGGCGAAGATACCCAGCGCTATGAAGCCAAAGTGCGACATCGACGAGTAGGCGAACAAGCGCTTCATGTCGTTTTGACCCAGCGCCACAAATGCGCCATAGAAGATGCCTACCAAAGCCATGCCAATGATCACCGGCGCATAGAACTCACTTGCGGCAGGGAAGATCGGCAGGCAGTAGCGGATCATGCCGAAGGTGCCGACCTTGTCGAGTACGCCAATCAGCAGTACCGCGGTGCCGGGCTTTGCCGCACTCGCTGCATCGGGAAGCCAGGTATGGAATGGCCACAAGGGAGCCTTGATTGCAAAGGCAAAGAAGAATCCAAGGAAGAGGATCTTCTGCGTTGCCGGATCAATGTCGAGGCCAACGAGTTGGAACCAATTGAAGGTCCCCTGTCCTGAGATCTGGCCAGAGACAACGAACAAACCAATCATCGCTGCGAGCATGAACAAGCCGCCGAGGAGGCTGTAGATCAGGAACTTCATTGCCGCGTACGAACGCTCCGGGCCGCCGTAGCGCCCGATCATGAAGTAGACCGGAATCAGCATGGCTTCGAAGAAGACGTAGAAGAGGAATACGTCGGTGGCTGCGAAGACGCCGATCATCAAGGTCTCCAGCACCAAGATCAGAGCGAAGTAGCCCTTGACGCTGCCGACCGTCTCGGAGTTCGGCTCTTCGACATCGTTCCACCCAGCAAGGATCGTGATCGGCACCAGAATTGCCGCC encodes:
- a CDS encoding NADH-quinone oxidoreductase subunit M; translated protein: MNEFPWLTVLAAVPLVGSVVVALLPKSRPLLAKQLALAISVVALGLTVVIALQFNGSTSEPFQLVEYHEWIPAFGITYSMGVDGIGLVLIALAAILVPITILAGWNDVEEPNSETVGSVKGYFALILVLETLMIGVFAATDVFLFYVFFEAMLIPVYFMIGRYGGPERSYAAMKFLIYSLLGGLFMLAAMIGLFVVSGQISGQGTFNWFQLVGLDIDPATQKILFLGFFFAFAIKAPLWPFHTWLPDAASAAKPGTAVLLIGVLDKVGTFGMIRYCLPIFPAASEFYAPVIIGMALVGIFYGAFVALGQNDMKRLFAYSSMSHFGFIALGIFAFTTIGISGSVVYMVAHGLSTAALFLTAGFLMQRHRGSSLLSDYSGVNKPAPVLAGFFLFAALSSLALPGLVSFIGEFMVLLGTFQRYLWVGGVATLGIVITAAYVLRVYQKSMTGSVGEGLAGIRDLGVREFTALIPIVALTIFLGLYPTPLLNVINPAVDTVMSITGQTDPPPTIGVTSTTTEGTQP